One Azospirillum sp. TSA2s genomic region harbors:
- a CDS encoding restriction endonuclease, with the protein MAIPDFQTLMLPVLKTAADGGEVRIGDVVDRLADTFSLTDEDRAHLLPSGRQTTFANRVHWAKSYLSKAGLVELTRRAHFRITPAGREVLRAPPERITIRFLEQFPSFKGFRDGETEIADASGVAEVVLPVTESPLTPDEVMRQAHLRIEASLAEEILQRVRSGTPAFFEKTVVHLLITMGYGGSVTELDKALVGKSGDDGVDGVIDQDPLGLDRVYVQAKRYADGNTVGAGAIRDFFGSLNLFKATKGLFVTTSAFTTSARETADRLGTRIVLIDGIQLAKLMIRHEVGCRIEETLHIKRVDEDFFE; encoded by the coding sequence ATGGCCATTCCCGATTTTCAGACTCTGATGCTACCTGTGCTGAAAACCGCTGCCGATGGCGGGGAGGTCCGCATTGGCGATGTGGTAGACCGGCTTGCCGACACGTTCAGCTTGACCGACGAGGATCGGGCCCACCTATTGCCCTCAGGTCGGCAAACGACCTTTGCAAACCGGGTCCATTGGGCGAAGAGCTATCTCAGCAAGGCCGGGTTGGTTGAGTTGACGCGGCGGGCGCATTTCCGCATCACCCCAGCGGGGCGCGAGGTGTTGAGGGCGCCGCCAGAGCGGATTACCATCCGCTTCCTTGAGCAATTTCCAAGCTTCAAAGGCTTCCGCGACGGTGAAACCGAGATAGCTGACGCTTCGGGTGTTGCCGAGGTGGTGCTGCCGGTCACCGAGAGTCCCCTGACCCCCGATGAGGTGATGCGGCAGGCCCATCTGCGGATCGAGGCGTCGCTGGCGGAGGAGATCCTCCAGCGGGTGCGATCCGGCACGCCTGCCTTCTTTGAGAAGACCGTGGTCCACCTGCTGATCACAATGGGATATGGCGGGTCGGTGACGGAACTCGACAAGGCTCTGGTCGGCAAGTCGGGTGATGACGGCGTGGATGGCGTCATCGACCAGGACCCGCTCGGGTTGGACCGGGTCTATGTCCAGGCCAAGCGGTATGCCGACGGCAACACCGTTGGGGCGGGGGCGATCCGCGACTTCTTTGGCAGCCTGAACCTGTTTAAGGCGACCAAGGGGCTGTTCGTCACCACCTCCGCCTTCACCACGTCGGCCCGGGAGACCGCTGACAGGCTCGGCACCCGCATCGTGCTGATCGACGGCATCCAACTGGCCAAGCTGATGATCCGCCACGAGGTTGGCTGTCGGATCGAGGAGACCCTGCACATCAAGCGTGTGGATGAGGACTTCTTCGAGTAG